The genomic interval TTAATAAAACTTGAGTCAGAAGACAATGTCTCTGGTGATCTTGATTCCCATATCATTCCATGCTCTTCTGTTAATGTTAAGACTAATGAACCAGATACTGATACATCAACAAATGTTCTTCCGGTGGAGTTAGAGCAGGAAGTGTGTTCATCCCTAGAATTTGTTTCTCAAATTGCCCCATGTTCCTTGAATGATGATAAGGTTTGTGAGCTAGATGGATCTCCATCCAAGCAATTGGAATCAGAGAAGGGATCTTATTGCTCACCTAAAGTTGATCGCCAAATTGCACTGTATTCTTCAGTTGTACTGGCTGAGACATCAACAATGCCTTCTGCTAGGGCCATGCCAAGTACCAAGGAAACATATCGATTGTTATCTCCTGTTCCACCACCCAGTGAACCATTTCCAGATATTTCTTGTGAAGATCCTCAAAAAccaccacctctccctcctcttctaTGGAGACTCGGAAAGCCTCGCCTAGGAATTGCGAGTACAAAAGACCATATGCCCGAGCCTGAGGGGGGGAAAAATCCTGTTTTGCATACTTCAGACACAGAGATGGATAATATGCCAGGTACACCAAGTGGAATGACCGAATCAGTAGAGCCAGTTTCCTGTCAAGAGATCAACGAGAGGCATCTGGATCCTATATTAGACAATAATGATCAAGGGGTAGAATCCAGAAGGTTGTCTACACTTCTGACTGTAAATGATGTTGCAGGGACCGAACATGTCCAGTTATTTCCGGAGGATTGTGAAAACATTAATCATCAAGAGCATGTGTCTTCATCAGAAACAGATGTAGAGGAACATCATAATGGCACTGGGATTACAGATGTAACGAATTCACACCCATCGAAACCATTGTTTTTAAATCTGTTATATGAACATGCAGTTAGCCAGCAGGGTCTTCAGGGGTCCGTTTTTCCTTTAGATGATTCGGACAGTAATGAACATGCCAGTTATCGAGCTGTATCAGAGGATGAAAGAACAGTGGATAATCACAATGCTGCATGTGCCATGGACTTACACTCGAAAAGTTCTCCAACATCTGGGCATGTTTCAGAGAATGAGTGTAACCAGCAACCTCATGGTGAATCACTCTCAGCGACTTCAGTTGATAAAGAGCATACTTCAGATGCACCATGCGAGGACAACAAACTAAAAGATCATTTTATCACGAGCGAGGCATGTTCATATGCAACAAATCTTCCTGCGTCAGGCTTGCTGACGGAAGAAGGAAGTATCCATAATGGGGAGAGTCAGGATGAAGGCCCATTACCTAGTGAAGAATCATCAGGGTGTCTAGATTACCCACACTATGACCACAGATTGGAGAAAGAAGACATACACCGGCCAGATGGTTATGCAGCAACCCCTAGTGATAATAACTACCTTAAAAGCCCTCAGGAAGGTGGCTATTCACATGCCGAGCAGCCACCAGTCATTGGGTGGACTGTGAGACCCCAGATGCTTCATCCAAATTATGGCATATCAATGGAAGAGAACCAATTTGAACCCAAGGTTGAAGATCATCTACTAATCAAGAAGCCAATTTCAATTAGAAATATCCCAAGGAATCCACTGGTTGATGCTGTTGTTGCCCATGATAGAAGCACGGTAGGTGCTTTCATCCTGTGCTCTTATGTCTCCTGCGTTCCTGTGTTTACCCTAACACCatttacctttttcttttgtagatGCGAAAGATTTCAGAACTTGTGCCTCCAACTGATAAGACAAAACCCAATGAGAGAAACCTGTTGCTAGAGCAGATAAGGAACAAGGTTGGCAAACAAAatgctctctttctttctgaCCACCCcgtcttctctcctctctaaCTTGTTTGTTGTCGCCATAATAATCAGACCTTCAACCTGAAACCGGTGAGTTCAGCGAAGCCGACAACCATCAGAACCCCTCCTAGAGCCTCAACAAGAAACTTGAAAGTTGCTGCCATAATAGAGAAAGCGAATGCCATACGCCAGGTTGCCCATCTCTGCACTGAATTTCCATAACCTCATCTGGATATTGATATCTTCCATTTACTTATCTGTCATGGATATCATATGGAGCAGGCAGTGGGAAGCGATGATGAGGATGGAGATAATTGGAGTGAGTCGAGTGACACATGAAAGTGCACATTTTGCCCCATTTTTGTGGCTGGAAGGTGCCGAGGCATCAACAAGTTGCTGGACAAGCTGCACAGCCATCTCATCTTTTGGATAGCGTTGCTAGTTGTGTGTATAGTATATGCCCATACGttttgtctcttttttttttttggcaattcTTTTGGTCCGCATTGTATGTATAACTTGCCTCTCCCAGCAGCAAATGCTGCTGATGGTAGTCATGTTCCGAGGAGGGCAGTATTATTCAGGTTTATGTAAATTATCAATCTGTTGTTCTAGTTAAAAAAGCTGATTTATCCAACATGACAGTCATCTTTGTTTATCTGCAATGTACTATAGGCTCTATAAATATTGTGCATCTGTTGACATTTACAAGATACAACTGTTTTTAACTTCTGCCAAAACATTGTGTATTCAGATGAATTCAGAACTGTGCTTCACAAACTGTGGTCATCATGTGGATACAATGGGAATACAAGAACTTTGTGGCCATGGAGCTATTCAGGCTATACAAGAACTTCCATGGCAAGGTTGTACCCGGAGACGAGAGCAGACAGGCCGACGGCCAGGAAGGCGAGGAACGCCATGCTaatggcggccgccgcggagtCGGTGAACAGGTTGTCGGCGGCCTGCCGCATGTAGTCcgtcaccggcgccgccgcggacaGCGCGGACATCAACAGGTAAGCCACGAGCTGGAAGATGATTGGTTGGAACTGAGCATCtcaaattactaaaaaaaaaaatgggtgtGCTTACATGTATTCACCTGATCTCCGGCGAAGTCAacgacggccgccgccttcctcgccgCGATGACGTCCCGCCCGCGGCTGAGCCGGTGAACGTCTCGCACGACCTGGGAGATGGTGTACAGGGCGGCGATGATCGAGATGCCGAGGCAGTATCTgcagaggagggggaggaaagCGTCGGAGGTTGAGAAGACGCCGGCGATCGGCGAGCGAAACGAAGTCGTGAAGCTGCAGGCGGAAGTGGAGTTTGATCGAGTCGAGGCGGCGACCTGTACTCCGGGTAGTTGTCGAAGTCCtgggcgccgccgtggccgtgcTTGTTGGACGCCATGACGAcgagggcgaggagggagaagaGCCACGCGAGCgcccgcagcagcagccgcgcccgcgccgccgccgcgtccatcTTCCACCGCTCCACGACCGACCTCGACACCGGCAgcacgccgtcggcggcgacggcggcgtcggctgcTCCCGGCCCCGACGCGTCATCCCGGCCGCCGGTAGGGCCGGACGCCATCGGCCGCGAACGGATCCTGCGGCGGCGtacgcgtcgtcgtcgtcctcggaTGGAAGCGCGGatgatggcgacgacgaggcgagGTGACTTGTCGCTGCCGGCGGGCGAAAAGGTCGCCTCGTTGGCGGTGGGGACGCCATGGCCCGTGAGCTTAGCTGTCTCGGCACGGGTGGTGGGTGAGATGGACGATGGGCCGCTGCTTGGAGATTCAGTGGGCCGCATGGTGGGACGTACTGGGCCACATGGGTGAGATGGCCGgtctttttctttctgtgaTGTTCCTACTTATTTACTCGTATGGAGATGTAAATTATGGAAAGCGCATCTACACAAATGGGaatgatatatttcaatttaataaattaagttttactaaaaataaaatatcaagtttgttatttattgatcgcttgaaatttttaatctattaattaatttttctgtCCATTTGCTTTGCTTCAAGATTTGTGCTCGTCCACATGTTACTTTGTTTGATTTGCTTTGTTACTGTTTGATTTCAATCCAATCTCTAATAAATCGAGCGatgaatttagtttttttaaacgaTTGATCAACATGTGTCACCGtaaattttagttcatttagttAAATCAGAATCGATCATAAACTACTCGTAAGTCAACTCACGACCATCCCTAGCAATGATATCCCATTGATCTCTCCTCGTGCGATATGGATCACTGGCAAGACCTACATAGCTGCCCTCCATTTCTGCTAATGTTCATACACATCCTCGTGTGTGGCACGAGAGCGAAGACCTATTAGCAACTATAAAACACGGGGTGATAGCAACTATAAACACGGGGTgatcatttgaatttttctagaGAAATAGCCAAACGTCgtatttgaaaatgtaaattaatttttcatgtacgtgttcttagtgagCTAAAAGctgactgaaaaataaactaaaactcttaaaattaatcttaaattaaatttaaaataaaattttggaataaaCCAAAGCGAAAAGAGAGCGTCACAATTGGCCACTGCCACCTGGTAATCATGGTCGTTGTGTGACTCACGCGACCAGCACTTGTACATGCCACTACTCGTCATCTACTTGTGCCACATTCCGACAATGTGCCACGACGAGACAAGAATAAACGGGAAAAGAAAACACTCCTCGCCACAAacgttttttctttctttctttctttcttttcttttcttttttttttcgttgtcAACAGCATCAGGCAACGCCACCTACCGATcagatcatcatcatcgtccTCATCCTCGCGCTAACCTACCTACGTGTCCCTCGTCGTCGAGCTCCAGAAATGTTCGTCGCTGTGAGCTCACAGATTTGAGCTCTTGTTTTctctagattttttattttttttttttgcagcgAGGTAGCTCAAAGATTCGTGCGTCCATGGGGGCTGACGCGGAGGCGCCGCTgctggaggggaggaggggcgccACGCCGGCGCAGACGCTGGGGAACATCGTCGTCTCCATTGTCGGCACAGGAGTGCTCGGCCTCCCCTACGCCTTCCGCACCTCCGGCTGGCTCGCCGGAGCtctcggcgtcgccggcgccggcgccgccaccttctACTGCATGCTCCTCCTTGTCGGTACACTTGCTTCCTCTGCTCCATTGATCAAGCTGCCAATCACACGATTGATCAGTGTGGTTGACTGATTTGTTTCTTGGTTTTGAAGCTGGATTGCAGAGACAAGCTGCGGGAGCAAGAAGACGAGGAGGTGCATCACGACGGCAATTACACCTATGGCGACCTCGGCGAGAAATGCTTCGGCAGAATTGGCAGGTACTTCACTGAGGTCACCATCATCCTCTCCCAGACCGGCGGCTCCGTCGCCTACCTCGTCTTCATCGGCCAGAACGTCTGCTCAGTGttccccgccggcggcgacgagcggctgCCGCGCCTGtctccggccgccgtcgtcgtcctcgcggTGCTCCTGCCGGCCGAGGCCGCGCTCTCCTTCATCCGCTCTCTGTCGTCCCTGGCGCCGTTCAgcatcctcgccgacgcgtGCACCGTGCTGGCCGTGGCCACCGTCGTCAAGGAGAACCTCCAGCTtctcgccggccgcggcgggagCCCGTTCGACGGGCGGAGCGCGTTCGCGGGGCTCTGGGGCGTCCCGTTCGCCTGCGGCGTCGCCGTGTTCTGCTTCGAGGGGTTCTGCCTGACGCTGGCGCTGGAGGCGTCCATGTCCGACCGGAGGAGGTTCCGCCCCGTGCTCCTCCTGGCCATCGCCGGCGTCACCGTCGTCTACGTCTGCTTCGGCGTCTGCGGCTACCTCGCCTACGGCGACGCCACCAGAGACATCGTCACCCTCAATCTTCCCAACAACtggtccaccgccgccgtcaagGTCAGCAAAACGAACAGCTTCTTGATCAACTTGTGATTTTTCTTGATCAAGTTGTCACGAACTCATGAAATGATGATTTGATTCGCAGATCGTGCTGTGCGTTGCGCTGGCGCTCACGTTCCCGATGATGATGCACCCGATCCACGAGATCGCGGAGGCGCGGCTGTTCCCGCCGGGCGGGTGGGCGCGgaagcgcggcggcggcgtcgagcgcgCGGCGGTGCGGTCGAGCCgcgtggcggtggtggcggcgctgtCGGCGGTGGCGTGCTTCGTGCCGGCGTTCGGGGAGTTCGCGTCGTTCGTGGGGAGCACGGTGTGCGCCATGCTCTCCTTCGTGCTGCCGGCGCTgttccacctccgcctcgtcggagcggcggcgagcccgtggcggcgcgcggtggacggcggcTTCCTGCTCCTTGGGCTGGGCTTCGCAGCCCATGGGCTCTACACTGTCGTCTCGGGCCACTGAAACTGGGCTGAGATGGGCCTAAATGGGCCTGTATCTACCATCCAGTCCAAT from Oryza brachyantha chromosome 3, ObraRS2, whole genome shotgun sequence carries:
- the LOC102710967 gene encoding CASP-like protein 4B3 encodes the protein MASGPTGGRDDASGPGAADAAVAADGVLPVSRSVVERWKMDAAAARARLLLRALAWLFSLLALVVMASNKHGHGGAQDFDNYPEYRYCLGISIIAALYTISQVVRDVHRLSRGRDVIAARKAAAVVDFAGDQLVAYLLMSALSAAAPVTDYMRQAADNLFTDSAAAAISMAFLAFLAVGLSALVSGYNLAMEVLV
- the LOC102707661 gene encoding amino acid transporter ANT1-like; translation: MGADAEAPLLEGRRGATPAQTLGNIVVSIVGTGVLGLPYAFRTSGWLAGALGVAGAGAATFYCMLLLLDCRDKLREQEDEEVHHDGNYTYGDLGEKCFGRIGRYFTEVTIILSQTGGSVAYLVFIGQNVCSVFPAGGDERLPRLSPAAVVVLAVLLPAEAALSFIRSLSSLAPFSILADACTVLAVATVVKENLQLLAGRGGSPFDGRSAFAGLWGVPFACGVAVFCFEGFCLTLALEASMSDRRRFRPVLLLAIAGVTVVYVCFGVCGYLAYGDATRDIVTLNLPNNWSTAAVKIVLCVALALTFPMMMHPIHEIAEARLFPPGGWARKRGGGVERAAVRSSRVAVVAALSAVACFVPAFGEFASFVGSTVCAMLSFVLPALFHLRLVGAAASPWRRAVDGGFLLLGLGFAAHGLYTVVSGH